In a single window of the Candidatus Krumholzibacteriia bacterium genome:
- a CDS encoding FlgD immunoglobulin-like domain containing protein, producing MRAILSVLLMTLFLPAFAGEWEVVYEFPQWLTLLDISCVSPDEVWAIGLNEQTNSNQIYYSSDGGESWTLQYSGMDLSIFLLGIDMLNPSQGFISGSYMIFMPDAEGCGAMTTNGGAVWDPVEPPFLSLVANYLTVTAVSEQEAHMVGSWSFDNLTGLYSTYDGGSSWETHTAPASHALRYLSVQGNEFWATGGTWPEEEGLSGQEPSLSRFHEYVPGQPRSEGGRPGQYEASIWYSPDGGSNWTEQFSSTGIGYMNGIVMVDSDFGLAVGAGDFTSQIYRSTNGGDTWTRIHFPSEDEHILVELRMVSETEGWAVGYNPNGPEGQPGSSILGTSDGGLTWALEAINEPCGLLGLDMYDEHRGFACGGNNLKISRVIRYDDGYYGGDTASPAELPVCRLSSHPNPFNPKTTLLFELENAGHVRLELLDLSGRSLRLLTDASLSAGEHRVEWDGRDDAGHAVSSGVYFARLQHEGGREFRKLLLMK from the coding sequence ATGCGAGCGATTCTGTCTGTTCTGTTGATGACTCTATTTCTTCCGGCATTCGCAGGCGAATGGGAAGTGGTTTACGAGTTTCCCCAGTGGCTGACACTGCTTGACATCAGTTGTGTCAGCCCGGATGAGGTCTGGGCTATCGGTCTCAATGAGCAGACGAACAGCAACCAGATCTATTACTCATCCGACGGGGGAGAAAGCTGGACACTCCAGTACTCCGGAATGGATCTCTCCATCTTTCTTCTCGGAATCGACATGTTGAATCCTTCGCAGGGTTTTATCTCCGGTAGCTACATGATATTCATGCCGGACGCCGAGGGCTGCGGCGCCATGACCACAAATGGTGGCGCGGTCTGGGATCCTGTAGAGCCGCCCTTCCTTTCCCTGGTTGCGAATTACCTGACAGTAACGGCCGTGAGCGAGCAGGAAGCCCACATGGTGGGCTCCTGGAGTTTCGACAACTTGACAGGTCTCTATTCCACCTACGATGGAGGCTCTTCCTGGGAAACTCACACGGCTCCCGCTTCGCATGCCCTTCGCTATCTGAGTGTGCAGGGAAACGAGTTCTGGGCAACGGGCGGGACCTGGCCGGAAGAGGAGGGGCTCTCGGGCCAAGAACCCTCGCTCTCCCGTTTCCATGAGTATGTACCCGGACAGCCCCGCAGTGAAGGCGGTCGCCCTGGCCAGTATGAGGCTTCGATCTGGTATTCTCCTGATGGTGGGTCAAACTGGACGGAACAGTTTTCCAGCACCGGTATCGGCTACATGAACGGTATCGTCATGGTCGACTCTGATTTCGGCCTTGCCGTGGGTGCCGGAGACTTTACGAGCCAGATCTATCGAAGCACCAATGGGGGAGACACCTGGACCCGCATTCACTTCCCTTCAGAAGACGAGCACATTCTGGTGGAACTTCGCATGGTAAGCGAGACAGAGGGATGGGCTGTGGGCTACAACCCCAATGGGCCGGAAGGTCAGCCCGGAAGCTCCATACTGGGAACCAGCGACGGGGGACTGACCTGGGCGCTCGAAGCGATCAACGAGCCCTGTGGTCTTCTCGGCCTGGACATGTATGACGAGCATCGCGGTTTTGCCTGTGGCGGAAACAACCTGAAGATCTCTCGCGTGATTCGCTACGACGATGGTTACTATGGGGGCGATACGGCTTCGCCCGCAGAGCTCCCTGTCTGTCGCCTGTCCAGCCATCCAAACCCCTTCAACCCCAAAACGACACTGCTCTTCGAATTGGAAAATGCAGGACATGTGCGTCTGGAGCTTCTGGACCTGTCGGGCCGCTCCCTCCGTCTCCTCACAGACGCGTCCCTTTCTGCGGGTGAACACCGTGTGGAATGGGATGGAAGGGATGATGCCGGACATGCAGTGAGCAGTGGAGTCTATTTCGCCCGCCTGCAGCATGAAGGGGGCAGGGAATTCCGGAAGCTGCTTTTGATGAAATAG